In Leptospira ellinghausenii, the following proteins share a genomic window:
- a CDS encoding arginine/lysine/ornithine decarboxylase translates to MYQNGIVQFPIIIIDEDFRSENASGLGIRAIAKALEGEGIEVLGVTSYGDLTSFVQQQSRACGFILSIDDEEFTPETEGEVPDALRQLKDFVTQVRHRNADIPLFLYGETRTSRHIPNSILKELHGFIHMFEDTPEFMARAIHREVKSYLDSLPPPFFRALTQYAHDGSYSWHCPGHSGGVAFLKSPVGQMFHQFFGENMLRADVCNAVDELGQLLDHTGPISASERNAARIFQCDSLYFVTNGTSTSNKIVWHSTVAPGDVVIVDRNCHKSILHAITMTGAIPVFLMPTRNHFGIIGPIPKSEFTWENIKKKIAEHPFAKHVKGNPRILTITQSTYDGILYNVEDIKSELDGKISTLHFDEAWLPHAAFHRFYTGMHAIGSDRPRPKESMIFATQSTHKLLAGLSQASQILVQNSEKETLDRNLFNEAFLMHTSTSPQYAIIASCDVAAAMMESPGGNALVEESIEEALDFRRAMRKVDLELEEDWWFSVWGPEALAEEGAGERDEWILKANDRWHGFGDIAEGFNMLDPIKATVITPGMSVEGEFADWGIPALILTKYLAEHGIIVEKTGLYSFFIMFTIGITKGRWNTMVTELQQFKDDYDSNQPLWRVMPKFTAAHPKYDRIGLRDLCQSMHEVYRANNISHLTTEMYLSPMIPAMKPSEAFAKMAHRDIERVPIDELEGRITSVLLTPYPPGIPLLIPGEKFNSTIIRYLQFAREFNTKFPGFETDIHGLVEEKSETGILTYFVDCVIES, encoded by the coding sequence ATGTATCAAAACGGTATCGTACAATTTCCTATCATCATCATTGATGAAGATTTTCGTTCCGAAAATGCCAGTGGTCTAGGCATTCGAGCTATTGCAAAGGCCTTAGAAGGCGAAGGAATCGAAGTTTTGGGTGTGACCAGTTATGGAGATCTCACGAGTTTTGTACAACAACAAAGCCGGGCTTGTGGATTCATCCTCTCCATTGATGATGAAGAGTTCACTCCGGAGACAGAAGGTGAAGTACCGGACGCTCTTCGACAACTGAAAGATTTTGTGACCCAAGTGCGTCATAGAAACGCAGACATCCCTCTTTTTTTATATGGAGAAACGAGAACAAGTCGTCACATTCCCAATAGCATTTTAAAAGAACTCCATGGTTTCATTCATATGTTTGAAGACACACCTGAGTTTATGGCGAGGGCCATCCACAGAGAAGTAAAATCGTATTTGGATAGTTTACCTCCACCGTTTTTCCGAGCACTCACTCAATATGCACATGATGGAAGTTATAGTTGGCACTGCCCTGGTCACTCAGGTGGTGTTGCCTTTTTAAAAAGCCCTGTGGGTCAAATGTTCCATCAGTTTTTTGGTGAGAATATGTTACGAGCTGACGTGTGTAATGCGGTGGATGAACTCGGTCAACTTCTCGATCACACGGGTCCCATTTCTGCAAGTGAACGAAATGCTGCCCGAATTTTTCAATGTGATAGTTTGTACTTTGTGACGAACGGAACCTCCACTTCCAATAAAATTGTTTGGCATAGTACCGTTGCTCCTGGCGACGTAGTGATTGTAGACCGTAACTGCCACAAAAGTATTTTACATGCTATTACCATGACAGGAGCCATTCCTGTATTCCTCATGCCAACACGAAACCATTTTGGTATCATTGGCCCTATTCCCAAATCCGAATTCACTTGGGAAAACATCAAAAAGAAAATCGCAGAACATCCGTTTGCAAAACATGTAAAAGGGAACCCAAGAATCTTAACCATCACACAAAGTACTTATGATGGAATTCTGTATAATGTGGAAGACATAAAATCTGAGTTAGATGGTAAAATTTCCACCCTTCATTTTGATGAAGCATGGTTACCTCATGCTGCGTTCCATCGTTTTTATACAGGTATGCACGCGATAGGATCTGACAGACCACGTCCGAAAGAAAGTATGATCTTTGCAACGCAGTCCACTCATAAATTACTCGCGGGACTTTCACAAGCAAGCCAGATCCTTGTCCAAAACAGTGAAAAGGAAACTTTAGACCGAAATTTATTCAATGAAGCATTTTTGATGCACACAAGTACAAGTCCACAGTATGCCATCATTGCCTCTTGTGATGTGGCTGCGGCGATGATGGAATCTCCTGGTGGGAATGCACTTGTGGAAGAATCCATTGAAGAAGCTTTAGATTTCAGACGAGCGATGCGCAAAGTGGATTTGGAACTAGAAGAAGATTGGTGGTTTAGTGTTTGGGGTCCAGAAGCCCTCGCCGAAGAAGGTGCTGGCGAACGAGATGAATGGATCCTCAAAGCAAATGATCGTTGGCACGGGTTTGGTGACATTGCAGAAGGCTTTAATATGCTCGATCCGATCAAAGCAACAGTCATCACACCTGGTATGAGTGTGGAGGGTGAATTTGCTGATTGGGGAATCCCTGCCCTTATTCTCACCAAGTACCTTGCCGAACACGGGATCATCGTCGAAAAAACAGGGCTTTATAGTTTTTTCATCATGTTTACCATCGGTATCACAAAAGGCCGTTGGAATACAATGGTCACCGAATTACAACAGTTCAAAGATGATTATGATTCCAACCAACCATTGTGGAGAGTGATGCCAAAGTTTACGGCAGCACATCCAAAATACGATCGTATTGGTTTACGTGACCTTTGCCAATCCATGCACGAAGTCTACAGAGCCAATAATATTTCTCACCTAACAACTGAGATGTATTTGAGTCCGATGATCCCAGCAATGAAACCATCAGAAGCGTTTGCAAAAATGGCCCACCGGGACATTGAACGAGTTCCAATTGATGAATTGGAAGGAAGGATCACTTCCGTGTTACTCACTCCGTATCCACCAGGGATCCCACTCCTCATCCCAGGAGAAAAATTTAACTCAACGATCATTCGCTACTTACAGTTTGCTCGTGAGTTTAATACAAAATTCCCTGGGTTTGAAACAGACATCCACGGTCTTGTAGAAGAAAAATCAGAAACAGGAATTTTGACATACTTCGTTGACTGTGTGATAGAGTCTTAA
- a CDS encoding calcium/sodium antiporter has product MDAFLTATFQTLPLPFLILVIIGSILVLGKAADVLVDEAVSLSTRWGVPKMIIGATIVSLGTTLPEVSVSVLAALEGNPGIALGNAVGSIICDTGLILGIAILISPPDIDKRLVNRQGWIQVLSGFLLVFAALPWSNLASVFTTGGRIDQGTGIVFLILLGVYVYLSIRWSRSKPGELEAGLDDTTEYDESPFWIVFIKLVTAITLVILSSKVLIPSVQETAIRLSIPESIIGATLVAFGTSLPELVTAIQASRRGHSELAVGNIIGADILNVLFVSGAAAAVTRNGLEAPVSFFSFYFPSMLIVLVLFRLGIVFSKDKIKRPFGVFLLVIYVIATIAGFIFKG; this is encoded by the coding sequence ATGGATGCATTTCTGACTGCAACTTTTCAAACCCTACCCTTACCATTCCTCATACTTGTCATCATTGGCTCTATCCTTGTCCTTGGGAAAGCTGCTGATGTTTTGGTAGACGAAGCCGTTTCCCTCTCCACAAGATGGGGTGTCCCAAAGATGATCATTGGTGCAACGATTGTCAGCTTAGGAACCACTCTTCCAGAAGTTTCTGTTTCTGTCCTCGCTGCCCTCGAAGGAAATCCAGGAATTGCCCTGGGAAATGCTGTGGGATCGATTATCTGTGATACTGGACTCATCCTCGGGATTGCCATTCTCATCTCACCACCTGACATCGACAAACGCCTTGTCAACCGCCAGGGTTGGATCCAAGTTCTCAGTGGATTTTTACTTGTGTTTGCTGCTCTACCATGGTCAAACCTGGCATCCGTATTCACAACTGGTGGACGAATTGACCAAGGGACAGGGATTGTCTTTTTAATTTTATTAGGTGTTTATGTTTACCTAAGCATTCGTTGGTCAAGGTCCAAACCGGGGGAACTCGAAGCAGGTCTCGATGACACAACAGAATATGACGAGTCTCCTTTTTGGATTGTCTTCATCAAACTGGTGACTGCCATCACTCTTGTCATTTTATCATCAAAAGTGCTTATCCCTTCTGTCCAAGAAACAGCAATTCGATTATCAATTCCTGAATCCATCATTGGGGCAACTCTTGTCGCCTTTGGAACGAGTTTGCCTGAACTTGTCACTGCCATCCAGGCTTCAAGGCGTGGGCACTCAGAACTTGCTGTGGGTAATATCATTGGTGCCGATATTTTAAATGTCCTCTTTGTATCAGGTGCTGCGGCAGCCGTAACCAGGAATGGCCTCGAAGCTCCCGTGAGTTTTTTCAGTTTTTATTTTCCTTCGATGCTCATAGTTCTCGTTTTATTCCGTTTGGGAATTGTATTCTCCAAAGATAAAATCAAACGTCCGTTTGGTGTATTTTTGCTAGTGATCTATGTAATCGCAACAATCGCTGGGTTTATCTTTAAAGGTTAA
- a CDS encoding DNA-processing protein DprA, with protein sequence MVLSILGHPKVLSFLRKTKIWRNYHEFLPLFQTLPMFFKEEDWKFWLSECKVWEQNKDPRWNLISYYDSNYPKLLKEIYDPPLVIVGMGDLTLLQKDLVAIVGTRKSSPVSLQATKALVGSFSEKENIAIVSGMALGIDRQAFVTALEFGIPVVGVLGTTLGIEYPPGNRDLYKRIKNDPKQLLISEFLLHTEPAKWTFPKRNRVISGLCQKVFIMESGKKSGTISTAMSAMEQNREIFVFDHPKQFDNEGGKMLLRQGASHLCGGSQIVKTETIERIIFSYEEWQKLKNTSFLKKKEEEVLDFQFNL encoded by the coding sequence GTGGTACTTTCCATTTTGGGTCATCCGAAAGTCCTTTCTTTTTTACGCAAAACAAAGATTTGGCGTAATTATCATGAATTTTTACCATTATTCCAAACTTTACCCATGTTTTTTAAAGAAGAAGATTGGAAATTTTGGTTATCCGAATGTAAAGTATGGGAACAAAACAAAGACCCTCGTTGGAACTTAATTTCCTATTATGATTCCAATTATCCAAAACTTCTAAAAGAAATTTATGATCCCCCACTAGTGATTGTGGGAATGGGTGACTTAACTCTATTGCAGAAAGACCTTGTTGCCATAGTGGGAACCCGTAAATCTTCGCCTGTTTCCTTACAAGCAACAAAAGCACTTGTGGGTTCTTTCTCTGAAAAAGAAAACATCGCCATTGTTTCTGGAATGGCCCTCGGGATTGACAGACAGGCTTTCGTCACTGCACTCGAATTCGGAATCCCTGTTGTGGGAGTCCTCGGTACCACACTTGGAATCGAATACCCACCGGGGAATCGTGATCTTTACAAACGAATTAAAAATGACCCCAAACAATTGTTAATCTCTGAATTCCTCCTGCATACAGAACCTGCCAAATGGACTTTTCCGAAACGAAATCGTGTGATTTCTGGACTTTGCCAAAAGGTTTTTATCATGGAATCAGGTAAAAAATCGGGCACTATTTCCACAGCGATGAGTGCCATGGAACAAAACAGGGAAATTTTTGTCTTTGATCACCCAAAACAATTTGATAACGAAGGAGGGAAGATGTTGTTACGGCAAGGTGCAAGTCATTTGTGTGGTGGGAGTCAAATCGTAAAAACGGAAACGATCGAACGAATCATTTTTTCTTACGAAGAGTGGCAAAAACTTAAAAACACCTCCTTCCTTAAGAAAAAGGAAGAAGAGGTGTTGGATTTTCAATTTAACCTTTAA
- a CDS encoding tetratricopeptide repeat protein: protein MGTKNNWFSMVFALKWGVVLGMLLFFTHCDYLKSLTESRYRKRIGGEPTEKDIVNWKEKLALEEAEIEEMDKRIRKLVQKSNQSAALSWKIARAYMRAGSADVGVRYYEEAVTESIPNAKQGGYEIHSYESAIPFFEKAIQSGKLDKQLLYETAVAYANASKDMGWEPTRRSRAISLFKQLAKLDKDDTRFPFQLALIYFDSSLKDESWNGKLASGYDELDSAFSLLDQILRKEPYNVPTRFAKANFLYQIGKTSLAHDEYIRIKSILEEMKGKGSIREPLEENSSYQNVLKNLSVLGAQNKSN, encoded by the coding sequence ATGGGCACAAAAAACAACTGGTTTTCAATGGTTTTCGCACTCAAGTGGGGAGTTGTTTTGGGTATGCTCCTCTTTTTTACCCATTGTGATTACTTAAAATCCCTAACAGAATCCCGGTACCGCAAACGAATCGGTGGAGAACCCACAGAAAAAGACATCGTCAATTGGAAAGAGAAACTAGCTTTGGAAGAAGCCGAAATTGAAGAAATGGACAAACGGATCCGAAAATTGGTCCAAAAGTCCAACCAATCGGCAGCCCTCTCTTGGAAAATTGCCCGCGCTTATATGCGTGCAGGTTCTGCAGATGTGGGTGTTCGTTATTACGAGGAAGCCGTCACAGAATCCATTCCCAATGCAAAACAAGGTGGATATGAAATCCATTCTTACGAATCTGCAATCCCTTTTTTTGAAAAGGCTATCCAGTCGGGGAAACTAGACAAACAATTGTTATATGAAACAGCTGTTGCTTATGCAAATGCATCTAAAGATATGGGATGGGAACCTACACGAAGGAGTCGTGCTATTAGTTTATTCAAACAATTGGCAAAATTAGACAAAGACGATACTCGTTTCCCATTCCAATTAGCTCTGATCTATTTTGATTCTTCTTTGAAGGATGAAAGTTGGAATGGAAAACTGGCAAGTGGTTATGATGAATTGGATTCCGCATTTTCTTTGTTAGACCAAATATTGCGAAAAGAACCTTATAATGTTCCCACTCGATTTGCGAAGGCTAATTTTTTATACCAAATTGGAAAGACTTCTCTCGCCCATGATGAATATATTCGAATCAAATCCATTTTAGAAGAAATGAAGGGGAAAGGAAGTATCCGCGAACCTTTGGAAGAAAACTCTTCTTATCAAAATGTCTTAAAGAATTTAAGTGTACTCGGGGCCCAAAACAAATCTAACTGA
- a CDS encoding GNAT family N-acetyltransferase, which produces MSLSFQRLGEVHLPVILTWEKLCFPGEEWTDKMIQTHLEFHAAFGIGDQKIQCYALVCETPWEIEIFRIATLPNFRKLGLAKQLLEKLFKEFPKKEFFLEVKESNEPAINLYLSAGFNELERRKKYYLDGSTAVLMKRNPIE; this is translated from the coding sequence ATGTCTCTTAGTTTTCAAAGGTTGGGTGAAGTCCATTTGCCAGTGATCCTTACTTGGGAAAAACTATGTTTTCCAGGTGAGGAATGGACAGATAAGATGATCCAAACTCATTTGGAATTCCATGCCGCATTTGGCATAGGTGACCAAAAAATACAATGTTATGCGTTAGTTTGTGAGACACCTTGGGAAATTGAAATTTTCCGAATCGCTACACTACCCAACTTCAGAAAGTTAGGCCTAGCAAAACAATTGTTAGAAAAATTATTTAAGGAATTTCCAAAAAAGGAATTTTTCTTAGAAGTGAAAGAATCAAACGAACCAGCAATCAATCTCTATTTGTCTGCTGGTTTTAATGAACTTGAGAGACGTAAAAAATACTACCTAGACGGATCAACTGCCGTTCTAATGAAGAGGAATCCCATCGAATGA
- a CDS encoding SDR family NAD(P)-dependent oxidoreductase, translated as MKNAYVTGASQGIGKEFVRALGKDYNVFLISRTEADLKKVILELEPKSRGMLKYFVLDLTKKKDVEELSSIIEKDKDAELLVNNAGFGTVGEFATLPLDKELDEVSLNVKTLVHLSHTALNRFKKNKKGYLINVASIAGYLPAPGSAIYAATKAFVKSFTESIHEEAKNYGIHVQALCPGLTHSDFHQRAGISKSKYPSFMWQNADEVVEESLSALKYNQAVCITGSFNQGAITVSELIPRGFLRKLSGRYLKLEEE; from the coding sequence ATGAAAAATGCATATGTTACAGGCGCATCGCAAGGTATCGGAAAAGAATTTGTTAGAGCACTCGGCAAAGATTATAATGTTTTTTTAATTTCTCGGACGGAAGCGGACTTAAAAAAAGTCATTCTAGAATTGGAACCAAAGTCAAGAGGAATGTTGAAGTATTTCGTCTTAGACCTGACCAAAAAGAAAGATGTGGAAGAACTATCAAGTATCATTGAAAAAGATAAAGATGCAGAACTTTTAGTGAATAATGCAGGATTTGGAACTGTTGGTGAGTTTGCGACCCTTCCTCTTGATAAAGAATTAGATGAAGTGAGTTTGAACGTAAAAACACTTGTTCACCTTTCACACACGGCACTGAACCGTTTCAAAAAAAACAAAAAAGGTTACCTAATCAATGTGGCATCTATCGCTGGTTATCTGCCAGCACCTGGTAGTGCGATTTATGCGGCAACAAAAGCGTTTGTTAAGTCTTTTACTGAATCCATTCACGAAGAAGCCAAAAACTACGGCATTCATGTACAAGCACTTTGCCCAGGCCTCACTCATTCAGACTTCCACCAACGTGCAGGAATTAGTAAGTCTAAATACCCTTCGTTTATGTGGCAAAATGCAGATGAAGTCGTCGAAGAGTCGTTAAGCGCACTCAAATACAACCAAGCAGTTTGTATCACTGGAAGTTTTAACCAAGGTGCAATCACTGTTTCAGAACTCATCCCTCGAGGTTTTTTACGAAAACTCAGTGGTAGATATTTAAAATTAGAAGAGGAATAA
- a CDS encoding DUF445 family protein, translating to MDVAKLDTWYRRLLVLFSVICGGFQIYYEGNIWINAIFVVLMAGMVGYYTNFLAIKMLFQPKHGKVLGWSGLVPKNKSKIAKSLGESIQSNLLHPDIIIAYIYERNLVETGIQKIVKEIDEAIHNDEIRTLLVTKIISMLKERGPEILEVIFDFSEETMKKMAERPEEVQKLWEYTRNRLTYYLTEETNREELGKQLRVILLEEMPKLANLLNEGLEEYLKTRSTLGKIGIGVKKIFSFNEDAIRELLERFVKDPETSDQFMKMMDDMMAGLQERLNSKETQEFITGKISNWLEASGDYARQNLLPSGIERLQSYLDDPNNWEEIEKNFFRAVDWVKKRLLEFMNSEEGKAYLKTNIEKFVHNINVTALVEERVMALDTDDLEKMILDNTGGNLVVIQFLGGILGMIAGLIQVHIYFAVPVGALVLITYLAHYRNQKRFEEPSQNK from the coding sequence ATGGATGTTGCTAAGTTAGATACTTGGTATCGCAGACTCCTCGTATTATTTTCTGTTATTTGTGGTGGATTTCAAATATACTACGAAGGGAATATTTGGATCAACGCAATCTTTGTTGTGCTTATGGCGGGAATGGTTGGATATTACACCAACTTCCTTGCGATCAAAATGTTATTCCAACCAAAACATGGGAAGGTGCTTGGTTGGTCAGGGCTTGTTCCCAAAAACAAATCAAAAATTGCAAAGTCTTTAGGTGAGAGTATCCAAAGTAATTTACTCCATCCCGACATCATCATTGCTTATATCTATGAAAGGAACTTAGTCGAAACTGGAATTCAAAAAATTGTCAAAGAAATTGACGAAGCCATCCACAACGACGAAATCCGCACTCTACTTGTTACCAAAATCATTTCCATGTTAAAGGAACGTGGTCCTGAAATTTTAGAAGTGATTTTCGATTTTTCAGAAGAAACCATGAAAAAAATGGCGGAACGTCCTGAAGAAGTACAAAAACTTTGGGAATACACAAGAAACCGCCTAACATATTACCTAACAGAAGAAACGAATCGTGAAGAGTTGGGAAAACAACTCCGTGTCATTTTACTAGAAGAGATGCCGAAACTTGCGAACCTTTTAAACGAAGGACTCGAAGAATATTTAAAAACACGAAGCACCTTGGGAAAAATTGGAATTGGTGTGAAAAAAATATTTTCCTTCAACGAAGACGCAATCCGCGAACTTTTAGAACGGTTTGTCAAAGACCCCGAAACATCCGATCAATTTATGAAAATGATGGATGATATGATGGCTGGTTTACAAGAAAGACTCAATTCCAAGGAAACACAAGAATTCATTACAGGTAAAATATCCAATTGGTTGGAAGCCAGTGGTGATTACGCCAGACAGAACCTATTGCCGTCGGGCATTGAACGTTTACAATCTTATTTGGATGATCCAAACAACTGGGAAGAGATCGAAAAAAACTTTTTCCGTGCAGTGGATTGGGTGAAAAAACGCCTTCTTGAATTTATGAATAGTGAAGAAGGAAAAGCGTATCTCAAAACCAATATAGAAAAATTTGTCCATAATATCAATGTAACAGCACTTGTGGAAGAAAGAGTGATGGCACTTGATACAGATGATTTGGAAAAAATGATTTTGGACAATACTGGCGGGAATTTGGTCGTAATACAATTCTTAGGTGGTATTTTGGGTATGATTGCGGGACTCATCCAAGTTCATATCTATTTTGCAGTTCCTGTGGGGGCTTTAGTTCTCATCACGTATTTGGCACATTACAGAAACCAAAAAAGATTTGAAGAACCATCTCAAAATAAATAA
- a CDS encoding Lnb N-terminal periplasmic domain-containing protein, producing the protein MTLQFCFAPFSLLGEPNSLLFLDAEKTKEWGGFVPKREVDQNLLQSILDEIVVRRFDLDPMWLKLVHYESKGKDNYQSKIVNSRFFFSSEGRTNPKEELEATIRSFFVEEPIPEGLIHPVCSFPTRHKFIKQTFGVDFLKRNGIRCDRYEVWKASIHADSVSVVFASYYLMSPASVFGHTMLKFNQKSNEENGSEILDYAVNVSADTPNLDPIRYAYHGLFGGFKAKFSLFPYYLKVNEYNDLESRDLWEYRLSLNKDELELLVSHLWELSRAEFDYYFLNANCGTFLVEWLDVVKPELHLKSKLGGVVSPVDTIKLYTQTEGLVEETKYRPSLYSEITFLIRQMEPEEKKAFYHLLERYQKETFDLHILENKEKGIRQSLVLDAFLLASRYQSFQSPKPNEMQKSNEQKTLEFRSRFPNPTEPQYPSLNPSPPELAHPKSRIVLGGGSSNFGAFLEWKYRFAYHDLLNVSKGSPPNGELVFLDGNIRQYEGKKIELTSLTLVRLVSLSPYNSISKHWSYLFDFGIQTTPIKGKQNQWWESWKQRAETEWERKQVPNLDLAAGWTFADEFSKTKDRFGAISFLLGIKSQFHPGFEQGGRFGPNVQTLYQKEWGNWKVLGGFFFQHYVNQTIKNQIGSTVTLRYLLSQESEFRVEMKKEPNYQEVSGSYHYLF; encoded by the coding sequence TTGACACTGCAATTTTGTTTTGCACCATTTTCCCTCCTCGGGGAACCCAATTCTCTCCTTTTCCTGGATGCAGAAAAAACAAAAGAATGGGGTGGTTTTGTTCCGAAACGAGAAGTAGATCAAAATTTACTGCAATCCATATTGGATGAAATCGTTGTTAGGCGGTTTGATTTGGATCCCATGTGGCTCAAACTCGTCCATTATGAATCGAAAGGAAAGGATAATTACCAAAGTAAAATCGTAAATTCTCGTTTTTTCTTTTCTTCCGAAGGTAGAACCAATCCAAAAGAGGAATTGGAAGCAACCATTCGTAGTTTTTTTGTAGAGGAACCCATTCCAGAAGGACTCATCCATCCTGTTTGTTCCTTTCCCACGAGGCATAAATTCATTAAACAAACGTTTGGTGTAGATTTTTTGAAACGAAATGGAATTCGTTGTGATCGCTATGAAGTTTGGAAAGCATCAATCCATGCCGATTCGGTATCAGTTGTGTTTGCTTCCTATTATCTCATGTCACCTGCTTCTGTTTTTGGGCATACAATGCTCAAGTTCAACCAGAAGTCAAATGAAGAGAACGGATCCGAAATTTTAGATTATGCGGTGAATGTTTCGGCCGATACTCCCAATCTAGATCCCATTCGTTATGCCTATCATGGATTGTTTGGTGGATTCAAAGCCAAGTTTTCTTTGTTCCCCTATTATTTAAAAGTGAATGAATACAATGACCTCGAAAGTCGCGATTTATGGGAATACCGATTGTCGTTAAACAAAGATGAGTTGGAACTCCTTGTTTCTCATTTATGGGAATTGTCTCGGGCAGAATTTGATTATTATTTTCTGAATGCCAACTGTGGGACATTCCTTGTCGAATGGTTGGATGTTGTAAAACCAGAACTCCATCTAAAATCAAAATTAGGTGGTGTTGTGAGTCCTGTTGATACCATTAAACTGTATACCCAAACAGAAGGTCTTGTCGAGGAAACAAAATACAGACCATCGTTGTATTCGGAGATCACCTTCCTTATCCGACAAATGGAACCGGAAGAAAAAAAAGCCTTCTATCATTTATTAGAAAGATATCAAAAAGAAACCTTTGATTTACACATCTTAGAAAATAAGGAGAAAGGAATCCGACAATCGCTCGTACTCGATGCTTTTTTGTTAGCCTCCCGTTACCAAAGTTTCCAATCTCCAAAGCCAAATGAGATGCAAAAATCCAATGAACAAAAAACATTAGAGTTTCGTTCAAGGTTCCCAAATCCAACAGAACCTCAGTATCCAAGTCTCAATCCATCTCCACCTGAATTGGCACATCCCAAATCACGGATTGTTCTTGGTGGTGGGTCTTCCAATTTTGGAGCATTTTTGGAATGGAAATACCGTTTTGCTTACCATGATTTACTCAATGTGAGTAAGGGTTCCCCACCAAACGGAGAGTTGGTGTTTTTGGATGGAAACATTCGTCAGTATGAAGGGAAAAAAATAGAACTTACATCTTTAACACTAGTTCGATTGGTTTCGTTAAGCCCTTACAATTCCATATCAAAACATTGGTCATATTTATTCGACTTTGGAATCCAAACCACTCCAATCAAAGGCAAACAGAATCAATGGTGGGAAAGTTGGAAGCAAAGAGCGGAAACAGAATGGGAACGAAAACAAGTTCCAAATTTGGATCTTGCCGCAGGTTGGACATTTGCCGATGAATTTTCGAAAACCAAAGATCGATTTGGGGCTATTTCTTTTCTACTTGGTATTAAGTCACAATTCCACCCTGGCTTTGAACAAGGGGGAAGGTTTGGACCCAATGTCCAAACCCTTTACCAAAAAGAGTGGGGGAACTGGAAGGTGTTAGGTGGGTTTTTTTTCCAACATTATGTAAATCAAACCATCAAAAACCAAATTGGATCGACTGTAACATTGCGATACTTATTGTCACAAGAATCAGAATTCCGAGTGGAAATGAAAAAGGAACCAAACTACCAAGAAGTATCTGGTTCCTATCATTATTTATTTTGA
- a CDS encoding LEPBI_I0682 family protein, whose product MKKIFVLVATITIVLVNCTHSVRTIESSKITTLPLAEAAYEMGAETSAKACSSEFGIFSFKREGYLATGVESPLSFSPGEIFVGVITGGFYIIAKAGLHEIGIEDTRTDVEGAAVSRALKKTEGADILLDYKTTTTREGFFFPEVCTTVSGKAATLTGPSGNTKAKK is encoded by the coding sequence ATGAAAAAAATATTTGTTCTGGTAGCAACTATTACAATCGTATTAGTCAATTGTACACACTCCGTAAGAACTATCGAATCGAGTAAGATTACAACGCTTCCTCTTGCTGAAGCTGCTTATGAGATGGGCGCAGAGACATCAGCGAAGGCTTGCTCTTCAGAGTTTGGTATCTTTTCTTTTAAAAGAGAAGGTTACTTAGCAACGGGAGTGGAATCTCCATTATCTTTTTCACCTGGAGAAATCTTCGTTGGAGTCATAACTGGTGGTTTTTACATTATTGCAAAAGCTGGATTACACGAAATCGGTATTGAAGATACAAGAACTGACGTTGAAGGTGCAGCCGTTAGTCGAGCATTGAAAAAGACTGAGGGTGCAGATATACTTCTCGATTACAAAACTACAACGACCAGAGAAGGATTTTTCTTCCCTGAAGTTTGTACAACTGTATCTGGAAAAGCAGCGACTTTAACAGGTCCGTCTGGTAATACAAAGGCAAAAAAATAA